TGCCGGTCGACTGCGCGTTGTTGAGCGCCGTCGTGAGGTACTGGCTGTAGGCGCGCTGCACGGTCGCGGTCGTGACACCGCTGCCAATATAGCCGCTCGATGTGTACTGCCCCGTCGATTCCTGGTACACCGGCTTCTCGACGGTGTAGCCCGCGGTCGTCGAGTTGCTGATGTTCTCGCCGGTGGTCGAGATGCCAATCTGCGCCGCCTGCAGGCCGCTCAGACCGATCGAGAAAATGTTGGACATGCGTAATCCTCGAAAGCGGTCCGCCCCCCTGGCAAACCGCGTGATGTACTCACGGGATAACGGCAGCGCACTGCGAAAATTGAGCGCCTGATGCGTGCGAAAACGTTAGCGCGCGTGTGCGCATGGGTCGGTGCGCACCGGCCCCGTGGCGCAGCGAACCGGCGCAACCCGGGTCGCGCCGGCCAAACGATGCGGATCATGCGGATGATGCCGTGCCGATCAGGCGCGAGCGAGCGCCCGGCGCTTCATCTCGAGCTGCGTGATGTAGCGCTGCAGCGTGTTCTCGGCGGAGCCGGGCAGCGCGTCGAAGCGAAAGCCCATGTGATAGCGGCGATCGCCGTTGGGCAGGTCGATGAAGCGCAGCACGACGAGCCCGAGATCCACGCGCAGCTTGCCGTGCGCGCGCAGGTCGAGCTCGACGTCGGGCAGCACGAGGCCCATGGCGAGATCCGCGACGCGCTCGTCGGTCGTACGCAGCCCGAGGCCGCCCAGCGAAAGGTCATGCACCTCGTAGGCGAAGCGCGGGCCGCCGCTCGGCAGGTCGCCGCGGCAGATGCACGGCTCGAGCACGGGCGTGTCGACGCGGAAGTACTCGCGCCGCTGCACGTAGAACAGGACTTCGGGGAAGTCGGCTTCGAACGCGGGGCGCCCTTCGAACTCCGTGCGCCGCGGCGTGGCCGTCTTGAACTCCACGCGCACGCCATCGGGCGAAGCATGGAAGTGGGACTCGGGCGCGGCGAGCACGCCCGCGTTCTGCTCGGGCAGCGCGCCCCAGTCGAACACGAAGGTGCGCTCGCGTCCGTTGACGGCCAGAATGCGCGTGACGAGCTGTCCGCCGCGATACTGCAGGGTCAGGAAATCACCGCGATTGACGAGATTGCGTAGCTGGACGCCGATCTCGAGCGGATTGCGGCGCCCAAAATCGTGGGAGCCTTCCGCGCCCTCGCCTGCTTCCTGTGGATTCGACTGAACGGTATTCATGGGCCTGCCGGAAATTCGTGAACGTGCCAGCGCGCCTGCGGACCTTTCCGCGCGCGCCGTTCGGGCGGTCTCCCCGCCCGATTGCTTTTCCATCTCGCCTGCATTAGCGGCAGACATTACGAAAAATTTAGGGATTTGGCTTAAAAAATGTGCGCCTTTTCCCTGCATGAAACACACGTGCGCAGTTTCTTCCGGCAACTGCGCCGAGGCAACGTTTGCGCCTGCCTAACTGACGGCAACCGCGCTGCCCGCCTTCGACTCGCGCGTCAGGCCATCCGCTGCATGATGGTCAGCAGCTTTTTCGCGTAGTGCGGGTCGGTGGCGTAGCCCGCGCGCTGCATGCCGTGCGCGAAGCCCTCGGCGCTCTTCGAGCCGTTGATCACCGACGCGTAGCGCGGATTGCTCTTGAGGAGCGTCGCGTAGTCGGTCATCGCGTCTTCGTACGAGTCGTAGGCGCGGAACTTCTCCACCACGCGATGCGGCTGGCCGTTCACGTATTCGGTCGTGACCGTCGAGACGGTCTTGCCGGCCCAGTCCTTGCTCGCCTTGATGCCGAACACGTTGTGGCTCGTCGAACCGTCGGCGTTCTTGATCTCGCGCTTGCCCCAGCCCGATTCGAGCGCGGCCTGGCCGAGAATGAAGCGCGCGGGGATGCCCGTGGTCGAGCTGGCCTGCTGCGCGGCGTTGGCGAGCTTGTCGACGAACGCGTCCACCGAGGCGTCGCCGTTGCCCTTAACGGGCGGCGTGAGCGCGCTGTTGCCGCTGTAGCCCGCGCCGTTGGCGAGCGCGCCGTTGGCCGCCGCGTTGCCGTAGGCGCGCCCGAGCGCGTTGAGCATGGCGAGGTTGCCCTCGTTCGCGTCCTTGCCCGACAGCCCGGAGATCGCACCGGCCATGCCGCCCGCGCCGCCTGCGCCATCGGCACCGGCCGCGCCGCCCATGCTGCGCATGAGCTGCTTGAGCATCGCGTTCGCCACGCCAATGCCCTTGTTCGACATCTGCTGCGCGAGCTGCTGGTCGAGCATCGAGGTGAACTGCTTGCTGTCGTTGGATTCGAGCGGGCTGTCGTCGGGCGTCGCGTCACGCATGCTCTTGAGCATCATCTGCGTGAAGACCGCGTCGAACTGCTTCGCGGCCATCTTCGCGCCCTGCTGGGGCGAGGCGTTCGCCGCGGCGCGCATCGAGTCGAAGCCCTGCACGTCGAGCGCAAAGCGGTTGGTGAGGTCGAGGCTGCCGCCGCCGATGTTGTTCGTATTATCCAAGTTACACCCCTTAGATGATCTCGAGGTCGGCGCGCAGTGCGCCTGCTGCCTTCATCGCCTGCAGGATCGACATCAGGTCCGCCGGCGTCGCGCCCAGCGCGTTGAGCGCCTTCACGACCTCGGCGAGATTCGCGCCCGCCGTGACGAGCTTGAGCGATCCGTTGTCCTGCTTCAACTGGATCTGCGACTGGCGCGTCGCCACCGTCTGGCCGTTGGAGAACGCGCCGGGCTGGCTCACCGCCGTCTGCGTGTTCACGACGACCGAGAGATTGCCGTGCGCGACCGCGCAGCTCTCGAGCGTGACCATCTGGTTCATGACGATCGAGCCGGTGCGCGCGTTCAGGATCACCTTCGCGGCCGGCGTGGCCGGGTTCACGTTGAGGTCCTGGATCTGCGCGATGAAACCCACCTGCGACGCCGGATCGGCCGGCCCGCGCACCTGGATCGTGCGGCCGTCGAGCGGCGAGGCCGTGCCCGGGCCAAACATGTTGTTGACGGCCGAGACGATGCGCTGCGTCGTGTCGTAGTCCATGTCGTTGACGGTCAGCGTGAGGAGGCCGCCCTGCTGCGAGACCGGCGAGATCACCGAGCGCTCGACGATCGCGCCGCCCGCAATGCGGCCCGCGGCGAGCTGGTTCACCTGCACCCTGCTGCCGTTGGCCGAGGCGCCTGCGCCGCCCACGGCCACGTTGCCCTGCGCGAGCGCATAGACCTGGCCGTCGGCGCCCTTGAGCGGCGTGAGCAACAGCGTGCCGCCGCGAATGCTCTTCGCGTTGGCGAGCGACGACACCGTGATGTCGATCTGCTCGCCCGGCCGCGCGAACGGCGGCAATACGGCCGTCACCATGACCGCGGCCACGTTCTTCAGCTGCATGTTGTTCAGCGTCGACGAGGAACCCGAGGAGCTCGACGTGTTGTTGATCGAGATGCCGAGGTTCGCGAGCATGTTCGCGAGCGTTTGCGTGGTGAACGGCGCCTGGGTCGTCTGGTCGCCGGTGCCGTCGAGACCCACCACGAGGCCGTAGCCGATGAGCGGGTTGTCGCGCACGCCCTGGAAGGTCGCGAGGTCTTTCACGCGCTCGGCGCGCGCCGGCGTCGCGTAGGCGACGAGCGCACCGCAAGCCACGACGAAACCGAACGCCACGCCCAGGGCGGCGAGCACGTCCTTCATGCGCGAGCGGCGCGAACGATGGAAGCGGATCTTTACCATGGCGCGATGTTCAGGAAGAAGCGTTGCAGCCAGCCCATCGTCTCGGCTTCGTCGATCACGCCTTTCGCGGAGTATTCGATCTTCGCATCGGCGACGTCGGTCGAGAGCACGGAGTTGTCTCCGGCAACGGTGTTCGGATTGACGACGCCGGAGAAGCGCACGTATTCATTGCCCTGGTTGATGAGCATCTGCTTCTCGCCGGACACGACGAGATTGCCGTTGGGCAGCACGTTCGTCACGGTCACGGTGATGACGCCCGTGAACGTGTTCGAGGCGTTCGCGCCGCCCGTGGCGTCGAACTGGTTCGCGCCCGTCGTATTCAGGTTCGCGCGGTTGAAGAAGCCCGGCAGGAAGTTCGCGGTGCCCGCGACGCTCGTGCTGGTGCCGCGCTTGGTGTTCGCGCCCGATGACTTGGTCGCGTTGATGTTTTCGGAAATGACGATCGTGAGGATGTCGCCGGTATTGCGCGGACGCTGGTCCTCGAAGAGCGGCCGCCCCGCGTAGCCCGGGTTGTAGATGGCGCCCGGCGACAGGTTCGCGGGCGGCATGGGCGGCACGGCCGTCATCGGCTGCTGCACGATGGGCTGCCGGTTGGGAATGTAGGCGCAGCCCGCCAGCGTCGCGAGCGCCACAGCCGCCACGAGCGAGCGGGCATGGCCCGGCCGCCGTGCGCGGATGCGAGGATGGATTCGAACAGACTGCGACATATTCTTCACCGACTTGATTAACCAGGGACTCAGCCTCAGACCTGCATCTGGCTGAGGGTTTGCAGCATCTGGTCAGAAGTGGTGACCGCCTTGCTGTTGATTTCGTAGGCGCGCTGCGTCTCGATCATGTTCACGAGCTCCTGCACCACGTTCACGTTCGACGATTCCACATAGCCCTGGTTGAGCGTGCCCGAACCGTTCTGGCCCGGCGTGGAAACCGTGGGCGCGCCCGACGAAGCCGTTTCCGACAACAGGTTCTGCCCGTTCGACTGGAGACCGGCCGGGTTGATGAACATCGCGAGCTGCAGCGTGCCGATGGTCGTGTTGTTGGCCGTGCCCGGCGTCGTGACCGTCACCACGCCGTCGCTGCCGATGGTGAGCGAGGTGGCGTTGGCGGGCACCGTGATCGCTGGGATCACCTGGTAGCCGCTCGCCGTCACGAGCTGGCCTTGCGAGTTGGTCTGGAACGAGCCGTCGCGCGTGTAGGCCGTCGTGCCGTCGGGCATCTGCACCTGGAAAAAGCCTGCGCCGTTGACCGCCACGTCCTTCGAGTTGCCGGTCTGCTGCAGGTTGCCCTGCGTGTAGAGACGCTCGGTCGCCACCTGCTGCACGCCCGTGCCCACCTGGCTGCCTGAGGGCAGTTCGGTTTGCTGGGTCGAGTTCGCGCCCGGCTGGCGCAGCGTCTGATACATGAGGTCCTCGAACACCGCGCGCGAGCCCTTGAAGCCATTGGTGCTCACGTTCGCGAGGTTGTTCGAGATCACGTCCATCTGCGACTGCTGGGCCTGCATGCCGGTGGCGGCGATGTAAAGCGATCGGTTCACGGTGTCTTTCTCCCGGTCCGGCCCCGCGCGCGGCGCGAGGCGGCCTTCATGTAACTTGAAATGGCTTAGCTGAAGTTGAGCAGCTGGTTCGCGCTCTGCTCGTTCTGGTCGGCGTTCTGCAGCAGCTTCGTCTGCATCTGGAACTGGCGCGCGTTGGTGATCATCGAGACCATCGCCGCAACCGGATTCACGTTGCTGCCTTCGACCGATTCGGTCGCGACCTGGACGGTCTGGTCCGCGTCGGCGGGGTTGCCGTCCGACGTGTGGAACAGGCCGTCGTCGCCGCGCGTGAGCGCACCCGCCGGCGGGTTGACGAACTTGATCTGGTCGATCATCGCGATCGCGTTGGCGGGACTGCCCGGCGCGATGGCCGAAACCGTGCCGTCCTTGCCGATCGTGATCGCCGAGCCCGGCGGCACCGCGATCGGGCCGCCGCCGCCGATCACCTGCTGGTTGGCGGCGGTGACGAGCTGGCCGTTTTCATCGACGTGCAGGTTGCCCGCACGCGTGTAGGCCTCGTTGCCGTCGGCGGTTTGCACGGCCATGAAGCCTTGGCCCTGGATGGCGATGTCGAGCGGGTTGCCGGTGTGCGAGATCGCACCGGGCGTCATGTCCGAGCCAGGCGTCGCCGAGAGCACGAAGGTGCGCGTGGTCTGGTCGTTCACCGTCGAGCCGTCGCCGAACGACATCGGCACGGCGCGAAAGTTGGCGAGCTGCGCGCGAAAGCCCGTGGTCGAGACGTTCGCGAGGTTGTTCGCGACGACGGCCTGCTGCTCGAGCGCCTGGCTCGCGCCCGTCATCGCGGTATAGATCAGTCGGTCCATGATGTGCCCGGTACGTGGTTAGGCGCGTTACATCTGCAGCAGCGTCTGGTCGACGGTCTGCTGCGTCTTGATGGTCTGCGCGTTCGCCTGATAGTTGCGCTGCGCCGTGATCAGGTCGACGAGCTGGTTCGTCAGGTCGACGTTCGACGCTTCGAGCGCGCCGCCCGTGAGCGTGCCGTGGTTCGTGCTGCCCGGCGTGGAGATCTGCGCCACGCCCGACGCCGTCGTTTGCTGGAACTGGTTGCCGCCCAGGTTCACGAGGCCGTTCGGGTTGTTGAAGTTGGCGAGCACGATCTGGCCAAGCGCCATGGTCTGACCGTTCGAGTAGTTGCCGGTGATGGTGCCGTCCGCGCCGATCGAGAAGTTCGACAGCGTGCCGCTCGGGTAGCCGTTCTGGGCGAGGTTGTTCACGCCGTCGGCCGAGCCGTACTGCGTCGTGCCCGAGAAGTCGAGCGTGAGCGGCTGGGGCGTCGTGGAGCCGTCCGTCGGCGTGATGTTGAAGGTGAACGACGAGGTCCCGTTGCTCGTCACGCCGTTGGCCGTATCCGGGGTAATGCTCTGGAGCGCGCCGGACGAGCTGAACTGCGCCGTGCCGAGCTTCTGCACCGAGCCGGTCTGACCCGCGTAGACGTCCCACTGGCCG
The Paraburkholderia acidiphila genome window above contains:
- a CDS encoding flagellar brake protein, yielding MNTVQSNPQEAGEGAEGSHDFGRRNPLEIGVQLRNLVNRGDFLTLQYRGGQLVTRILAVNGRERTFVFDWGALPEQNAGVLAAPESHFHASPDGVRVEFKTATPRRTEFEGRPAFEADFPEVLFYVQRREYFRVDTPVLEPCICRGDLPSGGPRFAYEVHDLSLGGLGLRTTDERVADLAMGLVLPDVELDLRAHGKLRVDLGLVVLRFIDLPNGDRRYHMGFRFDALPGSAENTLQRYITQLEMKRRALARA
- the flgJ gene encoding flagellar assembly peptidoglycan hydrolase FlgJ, translated to MDNTNNIGGGSLDLTNRFALDVQGFDSMRAAANASPQQGAKMAAKQFDAVFTQMMLKSMRDATPDDSPLESNDSKQFTSMLDQQLAQQMSNKGIGVANAMLKQLMRSMGGAAGADGAGGAGGMAGAISGLSGKDANEGNLAMLNALGRAYGNAAANGALANGAGYSGNSALTPPVKGNGDASVDAFVDKLANAAQQASSTTGIPARFILGQAALESGWGKREIKNADGSTSHNVFGIKASKDWAGKTVSTVTTEYVNGQPHRVVEKFRAYDSYEDAMTDYATLLKSNPRYASVINGSKSAEGFAHGMQRAGYATDPHYAKKLLTIMQRMA
- a CDS encoding flagellar basal body P-ring protein FlgI; translation: MKDVLAALGVAFGFVVACGALVAYATPARAERVKDLATFQGVRDNPLIGYGLVVGLDGTGDQTTQAPFTTQTLANMLANLGISINNTSSSSGSSSTLNNMQLKNVAAVMVTAVLPPFARPGEQIDITVSSLANAKSIRGGTLLLTPLKGADGQVYALAQGNVAVGGAGASANGSRVQVNQLAAGRIAGGAIVERSVISPVSQQGGLLTLTVNDMDYDTTQRIVSAVNNMFGPGTASPLDGRTIQVRGPADPASQVGFIAQIQDLNVNPATPAAKVILNARTGSIVMNQMVTLESCAVAHGNLSVVVNTQTAVSQPGAFSNGQTVATRQSQIQLKQDNGSLKLVTAGANLAEVVKALNALGATPADLMSILQAMKAAGALRADLEII
- a CDS encoding flagellar basal body L-ring protein FlgH, producing the protein MSQSVRIHPRIRARRPGHARSLVAAVALATLAGCAYIPNRQPIVQQPMTAVPPMPPANLSPGAIYNPGYAGRPLFEDQRPRNTGDILTIVISENINATKSSGANTKRGTSTSVAGTANFLPGFFNRANLNTTGANQFDATGGANASNTFTGVITVTVTNVLPNGNLVVSGEKQMLINQGNEYVRFSGVVNPNTVAGDNSVLSTDVADAKIEYSAKGVIDEAETMGWLQRFFLNIAPW
- the flgG gene encoding flagellar basal-body rod protein FlgG; the encoded protein is MNRSLYIAATGMQAQQSQMDVISNNLANVSTNGFKGSRAVFEDLMYQTLRQPGANSTQQTELPSGSQVGTGVQQVATERLYTQGNLQQTGNSKDVAVNGAGFFQVQMPDGTTAYTRDGSFQTNSQGQLVTASGYQVIPAITVPANATSLTIGSDGVVTVTTPGTANNTTIGTLQLAMFINPAGLQSNGQNLLSETASSGAPTVSTPGQNGSGTLNQGYVESSNVNVVQELVNMIETQRAYEINSKAVTTSDQMLQTLSQMQV
- the flgF gene encoding flagellar basal-body rod protein FlgF, whose protein sequence is MDRLIYTAMTGASQALEQQAVVANNLANVSTTGFRAQLANFRAVPMSFGDGSTVNDQTTRTFVLSATPGSDMTPGAISHTGNPLDIAIQGQGFMAVQTADGNEAYTRAGNLHVDENGQLVTAANQQVIGGGGPIAVPPGSAITIGKDGTVSAIAPGSPANAIAMIDQIKFVNPPAGALTRGDDGLFHTSDGNPADADQTVQVATESVEGSNVNPVAAMVSMITNARQFQMQTKLLQNADQNEQSANQLLNFS